From the genome of Leguminivora glycinivorella isolate SPB_JAAS2020 chromosome Z, LegGlyc_1.1, whole genome shotgun sequence, one region includes:
- the LOC125241892 gene encoding gustatory receptor for sugar taste 64f-like: protein MPYIYDHVTYTRWKAILLEIANFQATFLWNFTDIFIMAFSIYLTSYCNALYDHINKYIKEGKESGSWSNLRNRYCHLMALVEIVDSKISRFVLLAFFIDIFFICLQLFNTLKALNGVAHSVYYSFSFLFLILRAMLMSLLAAEVHAAARKPVIVLRNVQSSVYNVEIQRMLHQMTYRKLALSGFFFYITRNMILKVAAAIVTYELVLLQFGKGNGKRSSKLDDGVVENSKDF, encoded by the exons attGCTAACTTTCAGGCAACTTTTCTATGGAATTTTACTGATATATTTATAATGGCATTTAGTATTTACCTTACATCTTACTGTAATGCTTTATATGACCATATTAACAAATACATCAAGGAAGGAAAA GAATCCGGCTCTTGGAGCAATTTACGAAATCGATATTGTCATTTGATGGCACTTGTTGAAATTGTAGATTCAAAGATAAGTCGTTTCGTGTTGCTGGCATTCTTCAtcgatatattttttatatgtctACAGCTCTTCAACACGCTTAA AGCTCTCAACGGCGTCGCACATTCAGTTTATTATTCATTTTCTTTTCTATTTTTGATCCTGAGGGCCATGCTTATGTCACTGTTAGCAGCCGAAGTGCACGCAGCGGCTCGGAAGCCGGTAATTGTTTTGAGAAATGTACAATCTTCTGTATATAATGTAGAG ATTCAACGCATGCTACATCAAATGACATACAGAAAGCTTGCGCTcagcggattttttttttatattacaagAAATATGATCTTAAAG GTGGCTGCTGCGATAGTGACATACGAATTAGTTTTGTTGCAATTTGGCAAAGGCAATGGAAAACGTTCGTCAAAACTTGATGATGGTGTAGTGGAAAACAGCAAAGATTTTTAA
- the LOC125241893 gene encoding histone-lysine N-methyltransferase SETMAR-like, giving the protein MFKLEYRSVIKFLTKEGVSPTEIKKRLDAVYGDSSPSFSTVKEWSKQFRLGRESIDDEPRSGRPVEVLTEDCVKLVEEEVLSDRRLKTKEIAARTGLSKTSVLRILHEHLHMNKVSARWVPKLLSSLQRTERKACSQEVLDAYRRYGKSYLESIVTGDETMVLYYDPLSKRESMEWRRHGEKPPRKAKVTQSTKKIMATVFWDCHGILMIDIERNTTVNGSYYATLIEQLREAIKQKRRGKLSRGVRLLHDNAPVHTAAVAKAAVAKCGFEEIRHPPYSPDLAPSDYYLFSRLKADLRGRRFSSDDEVAQAIFTHFEDKTPDYFFKGIEMLITRSAKCIEIEGDYIEK; this is encoded by the coding sequence ATGTTCAAATTGGAATATCGTTCCGTGATCAAATTCTTGACCAAGGAAGGGGTCAGCCCGaccgaaataaaaaaaaggttagatGCCGTGTACGGGGATTCTTCTCCGTCGTTTTCCACTGTAAAAGAATGGAGTAAGCAGTTTCGTTTAGGGCGGGAGTCCATCGATGACGAACCTCGTTCCGGCCGGCCTGTGGAAGTACTCACCGAGGACTGTGTCAAGTTAGTGGAAGAGGAAGTTCTGAGTGATCGAAGACTTAAGACTAAAGAAATAGCAGCAAGAACAGGGCTTTCGAAAACTTCAGTGCTTAGGATCCTTCATGAACATCTTCATATGAATAAAGTTAGTGCTAGGTGGGTACCCAAACTTCTTTCGAGTTTGCAGCGAACTGAGCGAAAAGCGTGTTCTCAAGAAGTTTTAGACGCGTATAGGCGTTACGGAAAAAGTTATTTGGAGTCGATTGTTACGGGAGACGAAACCATGGTTCTGTACTATGATCCTCTGTCCAAAAGGGAATCGATGGAGTGGCGTCGTCATGGCGAAAAGCCGCCTAGAAAGGCCAAGGTCACGCAATCCACCAAAAAGATAATGGCAACGGTATTCTGGGATTGTCACGGAATCCTAATGATTGACATAGAAAGAAATACCACCGTAAATGGCAGTTACTACGCCACCCTTATTGAGCAGTTACGAGAGGCGATCAAGCAGAAGCGACGTGGAAAACTCAGTAGAGGTGTTCGGCTTCTCCACGATAATGCTCCCGTTCACACTGCTGCAGTTGCCAAAGCTGCTGTAGCAAAATGTGGCTTCGAGGAAATTCGCCACCCACCTTACAGTCCCGACCTGGCCCCAAGCGACTACTATTTGTTCTCGAGACTTAAGGCAGACTTAAGGGGAAGACGATTTTCTTCGGATGATGAAGTGGCTCAAGCGATTTTCACCCATTTTGAGGACAAAACTCCAGATTATTTTTTCAAAGGGATAGAGATGCTTATCACGAGATCTGCAAAATGCATTGAAATAGAGGGGGACTATatcgaaaaataa